Part of the Gammaproteobacteria bacterium genome is shown below.
GACCTGAACTTCACCCGGGTGCGCTCTCCGATCGCCGGGCGCATCGGGCGCTCGGCAGTCACCCCCGGGGCGCTGGTCACGGCGAACCAGGCGATGGCCCTCGCCACGGTGCAGCAGCTCGACCCGATCAACGTGGACCTGACGGAGTCGAGCGCGGAGCGCCTGCGCATCGAGCGCCAGCTGGAGTCCGCGAAGCTGCAGCGCGCGGAGGGCTCGACCGTTCCAGTGCAACTCGTGCTGGAGGACGGCTCGCTCTACGGGGTGGAGGGAAAGCTCGCGTTCTCCGAGGTCTCGGTCCACGAGGCGACGGGCACGGTGACGCTGCGCGCCGTCTTCCCGAACCCCGAGCGGCGGCTGCTCCCCGGGATGTACGTGCGGGCGCGGCTCTCCCACGGGTTGAACCGGCAGGCAGTCCTCCTGCCCCACGCGGCGCTGACCCGCAATCCCCGCGGCCAGGCCCAGGTCATGGTCGTCGGCGCCGAGGAGAAGGTCGAGGCGCGTAACGTGGACGCGGAGCGCTCCCACGGCGAGAAGTGGGTGGTGACGGCCGGGTTGCAGGCCGGGGACCGTGTCATCGTGGAGGGTCTGCAGAAGGTGAGGCCGGGCGCCGTGGTCAAGGCCGAGGAGGCTGGTGCGCCCAAGCAGGCGGAGCCAGCGCCTCCCGGCGCGGCGGCGCGCTGAGGT
Proteins encoded:
- a CDS encoding efflux RND transporter periplasmic adaptor subunit; this encodes MPSTLLFAAGLGTLLLAACDRPPRQAASPAGAAPPPAVTVLKAQLESVPLVTELPGRTAARLIAEIRPQVTGIIKERPFEEGSEVKAGQLLYQIEPAPYQAAFDSAKANVERAEANLVVARLKAKRYAGLEKNDAVSKQANDEAVAEAQKAEAELAAARAALDKAGIDLNFTRVRSPIAGRIGRSAVTPGALVTANQAMALATVQQLDPINVDLTESSAERLRIERQLESAKLQRAEGSTVPVQLVLEDGSLYGVEGKLAFSEVSVHEATGTVTLRAVFPNPERRLLPGMYVRARLSHGLNRQAVLLPHAALTRNPRGQAQVMVVGAEEKVEARNVDAERSHGEKWVVTAGLQAGDRVIVEGLQKVRPGAVVKAEEAGAPKQAEPAPPGAAAR